In the Lentisphaera araneosa HTCC2155 genome, CAAAAGATATTGCTATGGGTAATGGTGAAGCAGTCGACACAATCGCAGCCATTCTTAAAGTAGAAGACAAAGAAGCTTTCAAAACTCAGCTTCAAGATAACTTCGCAAATATTTATACAACAAACGAAGTGACTCACACTGAAGTTGTAAGCAATATCATGGATATCGCTAAAAGCTAAGTTTATTAACTAGCTAGTTTTTAAGCCACCGATGAGAATCGGTGGCTTTTTTGTGCTTAAATGAGCTGTTTTATCTGTTTATCGTAACCATCACAAGTATATTATCGAGTCAATTTTATAAAGGGAACAGATGAAGTATTTTTTATGCTTTTT is a window encoding:
- a CDS encoding DUF3015 family protein gives rise to the protein GLMSQTAAVTTNMIFCNGLFAITSGTLDAEKPDEFWAQEQMNIFIAGNMDNVAKDIAMGNGEAVDTIAAILKVEDKEAFKTQLQDNFANIYTTNEVTHTEVVSNIMDIAKS